The following are from one region of the Achromobacter xylosoxidans genome:
- a CDS encoding MFS transporter, producing MQADKKLKLTPSERRASVALAGLFAARMLGLFLLLPVFAVAAAGMPGGDDPARVGLALGMYGLTQAFMQIPFGLASDRWGRRPVVLFGLLLFVAGSIVCAQASDVYWITIGRAIQGAGAISAAVTAWLADSTRDEVRTRAMAMVGGSIGLSFAVSLVLSPVLVGWWGLSGLFWTIACLGVICLAVAGWVVPVVPLTQARTMQAARPREVLTHSDLLRLNFGVFVLHLIQVALFVVVPALLAKVGGLDARELWKVYLPVILVSFVLMVPVVFVAEKRRAHRGALRAAVAGLVLVCALLPAASHGFYTLAAALTGFFVAFNVLEALQPSLVSRVAPQAYKGLALGFYNTAQAAGLFAGGALGGWLASHSGSNAVFIAAAGLSAIWLAVTWALRPLPEADRPASARAG from the coding sequence ATGCAGGCAGATAAAAAACTGAAATTGACCCCGTCCGAGCGCCGCGCCAGCGTGGCGCTGGCCGGCCTGTTCGCCGCGCGGATGCTGGGGCTGTTCCTGTTGCTGCCCGTCTTTGCCGTGGCCGCCGCCGGCATGCCGGGCGGCGACGATCCCGCCCGCGTCGGCCTGGCGCTGGGCATGTACGGCCTGACGCAGGCCTTCATGCAGATTCCTTTCGGCCTGGCGTCCGACCGCTGGGGCCGCCGCCCCGTGGTGCTGTTCGGCCTGCTGCTGTTCGTGGCGGGCAGCATCGTCTGTGCGCAGGCCTCCGACGTGTACTGGATCACCATCGGCCGCGCCATTCAGGGCGCAGGCGCGATTTCCGCGGCGGTCACCGCCTGGTTGGCGGACTCGACCCGCGACGAGGTCCGCACCCGTGCCATGGCCATGGTGGGCGGGTCGATCGGCCTATCCTTTGCCGTCTCGTTGGTGCTGTCGCCCGTGCTGGTGGGCTGGTGGGGCCTGTCCGGCCTGTTCTGGACCATCGCCTGCCTGGGCGTGATCTGCCTGGCCGTGGCCGGCTGGGTCGTGCCCGTGGTGCCGCTGACCCAGGCCCGCACCATGCAGGCGGCCCGGCCGCGCGAAGTCCTGACCCATAGCGACCTGCTGCGCCTGAATTTCGGCGTGTTTGTCCTGCATCTGATCCAGGTGGCGCTGTTTGTCGTGGTGCCGGCCCTGCTGGCGAAGGTGGGCGGCCTGGACGCGCGCGAGCTCTGGAAGGTCTACCTGCCCGTCATCCTGGTGTCCTTCGTACTGATGGTGCCGGTGGTGTTCGTCGCCGAAAAGCGCCGCGCCCATCGCGGGGCCCTGCGCGCCGCCGTGGCCGGATTGGTGCTGGTGTGCGCCTTGCTGCCCGCGGCCAGCCATGGCTTCTACACCTTGGCCGCCGCCCTGACAGGCTTCTTCGTGGCCTTCAACGTGCTGGAAGCCCTGCAGCCCTCGCTGGTGTCGCGGGTTGCGCCGCAGGCCTACAAGGGCCTGGCGCTGGGCTTCTACAACACCGCCCAGGCCGCAGGCCTGTTCGCGGGCGGCGCGCTGGGCGGCTGGCTGGCCTCGCATTCCGGTTCCAACGCCGTTTTCATCGCCGCCGCCGGCCTGTCGGCGATCTGGCTGGCGGTGACCTGGGCGCTGCGGCCGCTGCCCGAGGCGGACCGCCCCGCATCGGCGCGGGCCGGCTGA
- the uvrA gene encoding excinuclease ABC subunit UvrA → MTIRIRGARTHNLKNVSLDLPRHKLVVVTGLSGSGKSSLAFDTLYAEGQRRYVESLSAYARQFLQLMDKPDVDLIEGLSPAISIEQKAAGHNPRSTVGTITEIHDYLRLLYARVGTPYCPDHGLPLQAQSVSQMVDAVLSWTPETRLAVLAPIARGKKGSFEDECASLQAQGYVRLRVDGQLTEIDGMAPLKKTEKHDIDVVIDRLRIKPESKQRLAESFETALQLAEGRALALDMDNGREQVFSSRYACPVCSHSLPELEPRLFSFNNPMGACPSCDGIGQVGFFDPKRVVAFPELSLAAGAIRGWDRRNAFTHSLLTSLAAHYEFDIEAPFEELPEALRDKVLYGSGDEEISFLYLNEKGRSTVKRHTFEGVIPNLERRWRETDSATVREELGKYRNIKTCPDCGGSRLRPEARNVLIGQDPRGGERHGQAIYEVEAMPLSTCLAWFRDLSLTGAKQEIAQRIVREIEARLSFLNNVGLNYLSLDRSADTISGGEAQRIRLASQIGSGLTGVMYVLDEPSIGLHQRDNDRLIGTLQHLRDLGNSVIVVEHDEDMIRMADWVVDMGPGAGEHGGQVVAQGDPETVQRDPQSLTGQYLSGARAIAIPKRRPVNDELSWLTLTGASGNNLKNVDLRIPAGRLVCVTGVSGSGKSTLVNDTLAVAVSRQLHHAQSEPAPYVSMQGLENFDKIISVDQSPIGRTPRSNPATYTGLFTPIRELFAGVPEARTRGYDPGRFSFNVKGGRCEACQGDGVVKVEMHFLPDMYVPCDVCHGKRYNRETLEIRYRGRNISEVLDLTVEQALEYFESVPAIARKLHTLIDVGLSYIRLGQSATTLSGGEAQRVKLSQELSRRSTGRTLYILDEPTTGLHFRDIELLLQVLNQLVDSGNTVLIIEHNLDVIKTADWVVDMGPEGGDGGGRVVAQGTPEDVAGTSASHTGQYLGKLLRR, encoded by the coding sequence GTGACAATACGCATTCGGGGTGCGCGCACCCACAATCTCAAGAACGTCTCGCTCGACCTGCCACGCCACAAGCTGGTGGTCGTCACCGGCTTGTCCGGCTCGGGCAAATCGTCGCTGGCCTTCGACACGCTGTACGCGGAGGGCCAACGCCGCTACGTGGAAAGCCTGTCCGCCTACGCCCGCCAGTTCCTGCAGCTGATGGACAAGCCGGACGTGGACCTGATCGAGGGCCTGTCCCCGGCCATCTCCATCGAACAGAAGGCCGCGGGCCACAACCCCCGCTCCACCGTCGGCACCATTACCGAGATCCACGACTACCTGCGGCTCCTGTACGCGCGGGTCGGCACGCCCTACTGCCCTGACCATGGCCTGCCGCTGCAGGCGCAAAGCGTCAGCCAGATGGTGGACGCGGTGCTGTCCTGGACGCCCGAAACCCGGCTGGCGGTGCTGGCGCCGATCGCGCGCGGCAAGAAAGGCAGCTTCGAGGACGAATGCGCCAGCCTGCAGGCGCAGGGCTACGTGCGCCTGCGCGTGGACGGCCAGCTGACCGAAATCGACGGCATGGCGCCGTTGAAAAAGACCGAGAAGCACGACATCGACGTCGTCATCGACCGGCTGCGCATCAAGCCCGAAAGCAAGCAGCGCCTGGCGGAGAGCTTTGAGACCGCGTTGCAGCTGGCCGAAGGCCGCGCCCTGGCATTGGACATGGACAACGGCCGCGAACAGGTCTTCTCCAGCCGCTACGCCTGCCCGGTATGCAGCCACAGCCTGCCCGAGCTGGAACCGCGCCTGTTCAGCTTCAACAACCCCATGGGCGCCTGCCCCAGTTGCGACGGCATCGGCCAGGTCGGTTTCTTCGACCCCAAGCGCGTGGTCGCCTTCCCCGAGCTCAGCCTGGCGGCCGGCGCCATCCGCGGCTGGGACCGCCGCAACGCCTTCACCCATTCGCTCTTGACCAGCCTGGCGGCGCACTATGAATTCGACATTGAAGCGCCCTTCGAGGAACTGCCCGAGGCGCTGCGCGACAAGGTGCTGTACGGCTCCGGCGACGAAGAGATCTCGTTCCTCTACCTGAACGAGAAAGGCCGCAGCACGGTCAAGCGCCATACTTTCGAGGGCGTGATCCCGAACCTGGAACGCCGCTGGCGCGAAACCGATTCGGCCACCGTGCGCGAAGAGCTCGGCAAGTACCGCAACATCAAGACCTGCCCGGACTGCGGCGGATCGCGCTTGCGGCCCGAGGCCCGCAACGTGCTGATCGGCCAGGATCCCCGGGGCGGCGAACGCCACGGCCAGGCCATTTACGAAGTCGAAGCCATGCCGCTGTCGACCTGCCTGGCCTGGTTCCGCGACCTGAGCCTGACGGGCGCCAAGCAGGAAATCGCGCAGCGCATCGTGCGCGAGATCGAGGCGCGCCTGAGCTTCCTAAATAACGTGGGCCTGAACTACCTGTCGCTGGACCGCAGCGCCGACACCATCTCGGGCGGCGAGGCGCAGCGCATCCGCCTGGCCAGCCAGATCGGATCGGGCCTGACCGGCGTGATGTACGTGCTGGACGAGCCCTCCATCGGCCTGCACCAGCGCGACAACGATCGCCTGATCGGCACCTTGCAGCACCTGCGCGACCTCGGCAACAGCGTTATCGTCGTGGAGCACGACGAAGACATGATCCGCATGGCCGACTGGGTCGTGGACATGGGACCGGGCGCGGGCGAACACGGCGGCCAGGTGGTGGCGCAGGGCGACCCGGAAACCGTGCAGCGCGACCCCCAGTCGCTGACCGGCCAGTACCTGAGCGGCGCGCGCGCCATCGCCATCCCCAAGCGGCGCCCCGTCAACGACGAACTGTCCTGGCTCACCCTGACGGGCGCCAGCGGCAACAACCTGAAGAACGTGGACCTGCGCATCCCGGCGGGCCGTCTAGTGTGCGTGACCGGCGTGTCCGGTTCCGGCAAGTCCACGCTGGTCAACGACACGCTGGCGGTCGCCGTGTCGCGCCAGTTGCACCATGCGCAAAGCGAACCCGCACCCTACGTGTCGATGCAGGGGCTGGAGAACTTCGACAAGATCATCAGCGTGGACCAGAGCCCCATCGGCCGCACACCGCGCAGCAACCCCGCTACCTACACGGGCCTGTTCACGCCCATCCGCGAACTCTTCGCGGGCGTGCCGGAAGCGCGCACCCGCGGCTATGACCCCGGGCGCTTCAGCTTCAACGTCAAGGGCGGCCGCTGCGAGGCCTGCCAGGGCGACGGCGTGGTCAAGGTAGAGATGCACTTCCTGCCAGACATGTACGTGCCTTGCGACGTCTGCCACGGCAAGCGCTACAACCGCGAAACGCTGGAAATCCGCTATCGCGGCCGCAACATCAGCGAAGTGCTGGACCTGACGGTCGAGCAGGCGCTGGAATACTTCGAGTCCGTGCCGGCCATCGCCCGCAAGCTGCACACGCTGATCGACGTGGGCCTGTCCTATATCCGGCTGGGCCAGAGCGCGACCACCCTGTCGGGCGGCGAAGCGCAGCGCGTGAAGCTGTCGCAGGAACTGTCGCGACGCAGCACCGGCCGCACGCTCTACATCCTGGACGAGCCCACCACGGGCCTGCACTTCCGCGACATCGAACTGCTGCTGCAGGTGCTGAACCAGTTGGTCGACAGCGGCAATACGGTGCTGATCATCGAGCACAACCTGGACGTCATCAAGACTGCGGACTGGGTGGTCGACATGGGTCCCGAAGGCGGCGACGGCGGTGGGCGCGTAGTGGCGCAGGGTACGCCCGAAGACGTGGCCGGCACGTCCGCCAGCCACACCGGGCAATACCTGGGCAAGCTGCTGCGCCGCTGA
- a CDS encoding glutathione S-transferase family protein, with protein sequence MYTLIIGNKNYSSWSLRPWIALRVAGIPFTEQKLGFFTEEFSRRVGAVSPAGLVPVLLDGEFAIWDTLAICEYLAERHPEARLWPQDARARARARSLAAQMHSGFGAMRQALPMNVEAHLPGIDFPAAALQDIARLQAIWHDTRAAFGQGGPFLFGEFSIADAFFAPVVSRFTTYGIAASGPVRDYMDAVLALPAMQEWTRDALAEATFVPEDEPYRKQR encoded by the coding sequence ATGTACACCTTGATCATCGGCAACAAGAACTACTCGTCCTGGTCCCTGCGGCCATGGATCGCCTTGCGCGTCGCGGGCATCCCGTTTACCGAGCAAAAGCTCGGTTTCTTCACCGAGGAATTCTCGCGCCGCGTGGGCGCGGTATCGCCCGCGGGCCTGGTGCCGGTGCTGCTGGATGGCGAATTCGCGATCTGGGACACGCTGGCGATCTGCGAATATCTGGCCGAACGCCATCCCGAAGCCCGCCTGTGGCCCCAGGACGCGCGGGCCCGGGCCCGCGCGCGGTCGCTCGCCGCGCAGATGCACAGCGGCTTCGGCGCAATGCGCCAGGCGCTACCCATGAACGTCGAGGCGCACCTGCCCGGCATCGACTTTCCCGCGGCTGCGCTACAGGACATCGCGCGCCTGCAAGCGATCTGGCACGACACGCGCGCGGCATTCGGCCAGGGCGGGCCGTTTCTGTTCGGCGAGTTCTCGATTGCCGACGCCTTCTTCGCGCCGGTGGTCTCGCGCTTCACGACCTATGGCATCGCGGCGTCCGGCCCGGTGCGCGACTACATGGACGCCGTGCTGGCGCTGCCCGCCATGCAGGAATGGACCCGCGACGCGCTCGCGGAAGCCACCTTCGTGCCCGAAGACGAGCCCTACCGCAAGCAGCGCTGA
- a CDS encoding LysR family transcriptional regulator: MNLKQLEHLLAVAEAGSFSRAAERLYLTQSALSRSIRLLEEDLGARLLDRMGKRTELTPLGLTVASRARRILFESGELRRSAELLTQGDRGSISIGLGSGPGVMLMTPLLAHVAQHYPQLRLDVMRGSPEAHLALLRQRRLDALVVDTRGIVPAADLRIEPISEMRAGFICRRGHPLAQTGRPARFAEVAAYPLASTFLAADTVRIVVDHFGVEADPQTAMRLRCDEIGSVLEAVRVSDAVFLGIVGAARVGIAAGELTELPTDPPLRSHALFAMVTLTGRTEAPAMALVREFVAQRLRD; the protein is encoded by the coding sequence ATGAATCTCAAGCAGCTCGAACATCTGTTGGCCGTGGCCGAGGCGGGTTCCTTCAGCCGCGCGGCCGAACGCCTGTACCTGACCCAGTCGGCGCTCAGCCGCAGCATCCGCCTGCTGGAAGAAGACTTGGGGGCGCGCCTGCTGGACCGCATGGGCAAGCGCACCGAGCTGACTCCGCTCGGCCTGACCGTCGCCAGCCGCGCGCGGCGCATCCTGTTCGAATCGGGCGAGCTGCGCCGCAGCGCGGAACTGCTGACCCAAGGCGACCGGGGCAGCATCAGCATCGGGCTGGGTTCGGGGCCGGGCGTCATGCTCATGACGCCGCTGCTGGCGCACGTGGCGCAGCACTATCCGCAATTGCGGCTGGACGTGATGCGCGGTTCGCCGGAGGCGCATCTGGCGCTGTTGCGCCAGCGGCGCCTGGATGCGCTGGTGGTCGATACGCGCGGCATCGTGCCGGCGGCCGATCTGCGCATCGAACCCATTTCGGAAATGCGCGCCGGGTTCATCTGCCGCCGCGGCCATCCGCTGGCGCAGACGGGTCGGCCGGCGCGCTTCGCGGAGGTCGCGGCCTATCCGCTGGCGTCCACGTTTCTCGCGGCCGATACCGTACGCATCGTGGTCGACCATTTCGGTGTTGAGGCCGACCCGCAAACCGCGATGCGCCTGCGCTGCGATGAAATCGGCAGCGTGCTGGAAGCGGTGCGCGTGTCGGACGCGGTGTTCCTGGGCATCGTGGGCGCGGCGCGGGTCGGCATCGCCGCGGGCGAATTGACGGAGTTGCCCACCGATCCGCCGCTGCGCAGCCACGCGCTGTTCGCGATGGTGACGCTGACGGGCCGTACCGAAGCGCCGGCGATGGCGCTGGTGCGTGAATTCGTGGCCCAGCGCCTGCGCGATTGA
- a CDS encoding tripartite tricarboxylate transporter substrate binding protein, with the protein MLFNGLRLAGCALALGATLLGQGARAADYPDRAVMMMVPYPAGGASDSIARVVASPVSKQLGQPVLVENLGGVSGALGAQKVLGAKADGYYLFQGSPNELILSPIANPAIKLKSEDFRLVQMIGMAPMVIVARADLPANNADELVTLARSRSATQPLSFGSVGVGSLYHVLGEHMARTIGVNMMHVPYKGGAPLMQDIGGGQVDLAILPLSQQQVALAEQGRIKLLATLEPQRSQLPALKAVPSVNEGQLLKGFNFTTWTGYFVKRDTPQDVVLRLNTALNAAMQDPSVKDSLAHQNIEVSAPMSAEQADAMYRAETERFREISSHMKLAGNP; encoded by the coding sequence ATGCTTTTCAATGGCCTGCGCCTGGCCGGCTGCGCGCTGGCGCTGGGCGCGACGCTGCTGGGCCAGGGCGCCCGCGCCGCAGACTATCCCGACCGTGCCGTCATGATGATGGTGCCCTACCCGGCCGGCGGCGCATCCGATTCCATCGCCCGGGTCGTGGCCTCGCCCGTGTCCAAGCAACTCGGCCAGCCCGTGCTGGTGGAGAACCTGGGCGGCGTCAGCGGCGCGCTGGGAGCGCAAAAGGTGCTGGGAGCCAAGGCCGACGGCTACTACCTGTTCCAGGGCTCGCCCAACGAACTGATTCTGTCCCCCATAGCCAACCCCGCAATCAAGCTCAAGAGCGAGGATTTCCGCCTGGTACAAATGATAGGTATGGCGCCCATGGTGATCGTGGCGCGCGCCGACCTGCCCGCCAACAACGCCGACGAACTGGTCACGCTGGCGCGCTCGCGCTCGGCCACCCAGCCGCTGAGCTTCGGCAGCGTGGGCGTGGGTTCGCTGTACCACGTGCTGGGCGAACACATGGCCCGCACCATCGGCGTCAACATGATGCACGTGCCTTACAAGGGCGGCGCGCCGCTGATGCAGGACATCGGCGGCGGTCAGGTGGACCTGGCCATTCTGCCGCTGTCGCAGCAGCAGGTAGCGCTGGCAGAGCAAGGCCGCATCAAGCTGCTGGCCACCCTGGAGCCGCAGCGCAGCCAGCTGCCCGCGCTCAAGGCCGTGCCGTCGGTCAACGAAGGCCAATTGCTCAAGGGGTTCAACTTCACCACCTGGACCGGCTACTTCGTCAAGCGCGACACGCCGCAGGACGTGGTCTTGCGGCTGAATACCGCGCTCAACGCCGCCATGCAGGATCCCTCGGTGAAGGACAGCCTGGCGCATCAGAACATCGAAGTCTCCGCCCCCATGAGCGCGGAACAGGCTGACGCCATGTACCGCGCCGAGACCGAGCGCTTCCGCGAAATCTCCAGCCACATGAAACTGGCAGGCAATCCGTGA
- a CDS encoding M20 aminoacylase family protein, giving the protein MHPVLQAMTAQADEFVSIRRDIHRHPELGFQEFRTSDLVAQCLTQWGYEVERGLGGTGVVGQLRRGSGGKRLGLRADMDALPIQEATGLEHASCNEGVMHACGHDGHTAMLLAAAHHLAKHGGFDGTLNLIFQPAEEGLGGAKRMMEDGLFRKYPCDAIFAMHNMPGHPQGRLLLRDGAAMASSDNVTIVLEGVGGHGAMPHCAADPVVAGAAIVLGLQSIVARNIDPLHMAVITVGAFNAGKANNVIPQTATLKLSVRALDRGVRDTLQARITELVHSQAASYQVRATIDYGRGYPVLVNTREETDFARQVAVELVGAGQVDLQTRALTGSEDFAFMLEEVPGSYLLVGNGDGSAEGFNSGHGACMVHNPGYDFNDHSLPVGAAYWVLLTQRYLAG; this is encoded by the coding sequence ATGCATCCCGTTCTGCAGGCCATGACCGCCCAGGCCGATGAGTTCGTCTCGATCCGCCGCGACATCCACCGCCACCCCGAACTCGGCTTCCAGGAGTTCCGCACCAGCGATCTGGTGGCGCAATGCCTGACGCAATGGGGCTATGAAGTGGAACGCGGACTGGGCGGCACCGGCGTGGTGGGGCAGTTGCGCCGCGGTAGCGGCGGCAAGCGCCTGGGTCTGCGCGCCGACATGGACGCCCTGCCCATCCAGGAAGCGACCGGCCTGGAGCACGCCAGCTGCAACGAAGGCGTGATGCATGCCTGCGGGCACGACGGCCACACCGCCATGCTGCTGGCGGCGGCGCACCATCTGGCCAAGCATGGCGGCTTCGACGGCACGCTCAACCTGATCTTCCAGCCCGCCGAGGAAGGCCTGGGCGGCGCCAAGCGCATGATGGAGGACGGACTGTTCCGCAAGTATCCCTGCGACGCCATCTTCGCGATGCACAACATGCCGGGCCATCCGCAAGGCCGCCTGCTGCTGCGCGACGGCGCCGCGATGGCCTCATCCGACAACGTCACCATCGTGCTGGAAGGCGTGGGCGGACACGGCGCGATGCCGCATTGCGCCGCCGATCCGGTGGTGGCCGGCGCGGCCATCGTGCTGGGCCTGCAAAGCATCGTCGCACGCAACATCGATCCCCTGCACATGGCGGTGATCACGGTCGGCGCATTCAATGCGGGTAAAGCCAACAACGTCATCCCCCAGACCGCCACGCTGAAACTCAGCGTGCGTGCGCTGGACCGTGGCGTGCGCGACACGCTGCAAGCCCGCATCACGGAACTGGTCCACAGCCAGGCAGCCAGCTATCAGGTGCGCGCCACCATCGACTACGGTCGCGGTTATCCCGTGCTGGTCAACACTCGCGAAGAAACCGATTTCGCGCGCCAGGTCGCGGTGGAACTGGTGGGCGCCGGGCAAGTGGACCTCCAGACCCGGGCGCTGACCGGCAGCGAGGACTTCGCCTTCATGCTGGAGGAAGTGCCCGGCTCCTACCTGCTGGTGGGCAATGGCGATGGCTCGGCGGAAGGCTTCAACAGCGGGCATGGGGCCTGCATGGTGCACAACCCGGGCTATG